The Acinetobacter lwoffii genomic sequence GGTATAAATCACAATAATTGGAATCAGGATCAAGGCGCCAATCAAGGCAAATAGCTGGCTATTTTCATGCGCTGCTGCCTGCCAGATAGTCACGCTTGGCGGAATAATATATGGCCATAGACTTATCAAGAATCCGGTATAGGCAAGGAAAACCAGAACAAGCATATAGGTAAATGGGCCTAATTCACTGCGTCTTTTACAGGCACGCAAAGCCAGCCAGGTAAATAGCAGAACCAGAACTGGAACTGGCATAAAATAGGTAAATTGTGGCTGACTAAACCAGCGTTCAGCAATCTGAGGATGAGTCAACGGCGTATAAATACTGACAGCACCCAATATGATCAGCAAGGCAATAATCAGCTTAGGCATCAGTTTAAACATTCGATCCTGCAAGTCATCTCCGGTTTTATAGATGAGCCAGCCACAGCCTAATGCCGCATAGAGCACCACCACACTGATTCCGGTGAAAATACTGAATGGAGTGAGCCAGTCCAGACCACCCCCAACATAGACACCATTTCGGGTTTCAATGCCCTGAATATAGGCGCCTAAAATCATGCCTTGCAGGAAACTGGTGATCGCAGAACCACCGATAAAGGCTTTATCCCACCAATGCTTACTGCGGTTTGCCTTGAAGCGGAACTCAAAAGCCACGCCGCGGAAAATCAAGGCAATCACCATCAGAATAATTGGCATATACAGTGCCGAGAGTACGGTCGAGTAAGCAAGTGGGAAAGCTGCAAATAACCCTGCACCACCCAGTACCATCCAGGTTTCATTGCCATCCCAGACCGGAGCCACGGTATTCATCATGACATCACGTTCATCCTGATGCGGAAAGAAAGGAAACAAGATGCCGATGCCCAGATCGAAACCATCGAGAATGGTATAAATCAATACACCCAAACCAATAATCACAATCCAGATTAATGATAAATCAATCATTTTTTGTCCTCCTGATCCGGTTGTTCAGGAACTTCTTCGATACGTTCGCGAATACTACTTAATGGTCGACGCGAGGCCTGAACCACATCGCTATCTGATTCATGATCTGGTCGGGTATGAATAAAATCCGGGCCTTTGTGCATCAGGCGCAACATGTAGTAAATCCCGATACCAAATACCACACAGTAGACAACTACAAAAATAATCAGGGTCAGCCCCACCTGTTCAGCGGAAACCGGAGACAATGCATCCTTGGTTCGCATGATGCCGTAGACTACCCAAGGCTGACGGCCGACTTCTGTGGTAAACCATCCCGCAAGCATGGCAATAAATCCGGAAGGTCCCATAATCAGGGCAAATCGGTGCAATGCACGGGACTCATAAAAGCGACCACGGGTACGTGCCCACGCTCCCCATAACGCCAGTAACAGCATCAATACGCCGAGTCCGACCATAATCCGGAAGCTCCAGAACACCACCAGCGAATTCGGCCGGTCTTCAGGCGCAAAGTCTTTAAGTCCTGTAACCTTTCCATCCATCGAGTGGGTTAGAATCAGGCTACCCAAGTTGGGAATTGCGACTGCATATTTGGTTTCTTCGGCCTCCATATCTGGAATACCAAAGAGATATAAGGGCATGCCTTCGTCATGATTGGTTTCCCAGTGCCCTTCCATGGCTGCAAGTTTGGCTGGCTGATGTTCAAGGGTATTAATACCGTGCATATCACCGACGATGACCTGTAAGGGCGCGAGTACCAGAAGCAGCCACATCGCCATGGAAAATGAAGTCTTGACCAGTGCATCACGACGGCCTTTGATGAGGTGCCATGCGGCTGTAGCAGCGACCAGTAAGGCGGAAACCAGAAAGGCAGCCATGGCCATATGGGCCAGACGATAAGGGAAAGATGGGTTAAACACGATAGCAAGCCAGTCTTGCGGAACAATCAGGCCATTTTCAATCGCAAAGCCTTGTGGGGTCTGCATCCAGCTATTGGACGATAGAATCCAGAACATGGAAATACAGGTGCCTATCGCAACCATCAAGGTCGAGAAAAAGTGCGCCTTTGGTCCCACTCGCCCCCAGCCAAATAACATGATGCCCAGAAAGCCCGCTTCCAGAAAGAAAGCGGTGAGTACTTCATAGGCCAATAAAGGTCCAGTCACGCTGCCTGCCACCCGGGAAAACTCACTCCAGTTGGTTCCAAACTGGTAGCTCATGACCACACCAGAGACGACACCCATCCCGAATGCCACAGCGAAAATTTTCACCCAGAATTTGAATAGATCCTGAAAAATCGGATTTTGGGTTTTGAGCCAGCGCCATTCCAGAATGGCCAGAAAGCTGGCCAAGCCAATAGAAATTGCCGGAAAAATGATATGAAAAGATACAGTAAAGGCGAACTGTATTCGTGCTAACTCTAATGCAGTTAAACCCAGAGTCATAAGCTTCACCTATGCATTGTTATTTGGCATCTTTGCCCTTCAATTTTTAAGTCATGAATTTTTCTAGTGACATGGCTAGCTTAGGCGTGGCTGTTATAAAAAGTATGTAGTCTTTTGTTGATTATTTTTTAATCAGGTTAAACTATGTAACTCTTGCTGATAAAGAAAATATTACTCTGAATAATTTTTAAAACTCTCCTCTTGAGCTTTAGATAAAACAGGCGTAAATTAGGCCTAAATTTAGTTACCCAGGTTAACTAACCATATGTTTTCCGAATCTCCCCGACTTCGTACGCTGTTATTACGCTGCGCACGACTGATGAGCGATGAGATCAATACGATCTTGTTGTCATCTCAATTAAATTATTCCTTATGGCAGGTGTTATACGTCATCCAGTCAAAGCAACAATGCACGCTGGCAGATATTTCCAGTTATCTCAATGTATCCAAGCCCGGTATTACTAAGCGGATTCAGCAACTGGTTGAACTCGATCTGATTGCCCAACTCGAAACTGAAGACAAACGTCAAAAGCTGTTCAAGTTGAGTGAGCAAGGAATTGAGACCTTTGCGATGTGTTCCAAACAGATCGATACATTTGAAGATCAGTTGCTTGAGCACGTTGAATCAGATGATCTTGAAGGCAGTAAAAATACCTTGATGCAACTCATTCAGCAGTTATATCCCTCATCTCAGGACAGACCTCAATGAGCCAAGAACAAGAAGCGCCTTTATGGACGCCCAATTTTATCCTGATCAGTCTGGTGAATTTCCAGCTGGTTCTGGTGTTCTACTTACTGGTGATTGTGATTGTCGGCTACTCAGTGGCTGAGCTAGGGGCTTCGACTGCACAAGCCGGTCTGGTATCAGGTCTGTTTATTGTCGGCACCCTATTCGGACGCTTATTGATCGGAAAATTACTGAATCGTCTGGGTTTGAAAAATACGCTTGTCATTGGCCTGACTGGCTTTCTGCTCTTTTCCGGACTGTATATGATTCCGGCCAAGCTGGAAGTTTTATTGGGTATCCGCCTAATACACGGTTTTATGATGGGTATGGCTTCTACTGTACTGGGTACAGTGATTGCACAGACCATTCCTGCCACACGGCGTGGTGAAGGAATTGGATATTTCAGCATGAGCAGCACCCTTGGCACAGCGATTGGTCCCTTTGCCGGAATCTGGCTGATGACAAATTTTAATTATCAGGTAATTTTCATCTTTACCAGTATCGTTGCGCTCAGCTGCCTGATTTGTGGCTTGTTCATCCAGCCACCACGCCTTAAGGCAGGTCATTCGTCAGCAGATTCTACTTCGCAAAGCACCAGTAAACTGGCCCAGTATATTGAACCGAATGCCCTACCGATTGCACTGATTGTACTGCTGGTGGCTACTTCTTATTCAGGTGTACTGTCCTTTATTCATTTTTATGCCAAAGACATTAATCTGGTCGAAGCAGCATCATTCTTTTTCTTAATGTATGCCTTTGCCATTTTGCTTTCGCGTCCTTTTACCGGCCCGCTCATGGATCGTAAAGGCGAAAATATCATTATCTATCCTGCCATTGTGATTATGGCACTGGGGATATTGCTACTCAGTCAGGCGCAAAACTCTGTGATGTTACTTGCCAGTGCTGCCTTGCTTGGTTTTGGTTTTGGTAATATCCAGTCGGTGTGTCAAACCATTGCGGTGAAAAGTACGACATTGCAGCGTATGGGACTCGCAACCTCAACCTTCTTTATTGCCCTGGATGCCGGTCTTGGTTTTGGCCCTTATTTCCTGGGTATGCTGCTGGATCAGATCGGTTATCGCCAGCTTTATCTGTTCTCGGCGCTGCTCACCCTGAGCTGCCTGGTCTGGTATTACCTTCTGCATGGCCGTAAAGCAGGAAAAGTACAGCCTTCTCATTAAAAGCTTTTAAAAGCGCCGGCTAAACCGGCGCCGGTATTCCAACGGCGTCAGACCGGTTTTTTTATGAAATAAACGGCGGAATGAACTTGGATCCTGATAGCCGACATTTTGCATGATCACATCCACAGCTTGATCGGTTTCTTCCAGTCGTTTACGGGCAGCTTCAATTCGGATCGCTTGTAGATATTGATTGGGCGGTATGTCTAAGGCTTGTTTAAAGCGTCGAATCAGGGTTCGGCCAGTCACATTAAACTGCTCTGCCAGCTGGTTCAAACTAAAATCTTCATGAAAATGCTGCTCTAGCCAGTTCTGGATTTTTTGTACCAGTTCATCATGGTGCGGCTGGCCAATATTCAGCAATGAATAAGACAACTGGCTATCACGGCGGTAATCAATTACGAAAGATTTAGCCGATTGCATGGCCACCTCAAAGCCATACAAGCGCTCAATCAGATGCAAACCCAAGTCAAACCAGGCCAGGCCTCCACCCGCGCAATAGATATTCTGATCCCGGCTAATCATCAGATCGGCATTCAGTTTCACCTTAGGATAGCGTGAACGAAACACTTCCTGAAAACCCCAATGCGTTGTTGCAACTCGGTCATCTAAAATGCCTGCTTCTGCCAGAAAAAAATTCCCCGTACAGTTTCCTGCAATTAAAGTCGCCTCTGCATGTGCAGATTTTAAAAAATGAATCAGTTCTGGATTCTGTTGCAATACATCCTGAATCGGTGCAGCGATGGTCGGTACCACCAGAATATCTGCAGTTTGAATCTCTTGATAAGAAAAATGTGCCTGCAACTGCAGCCCATTGATACACCGAATCGGATGTCCCTCCGGACTGGCGATACTCACCTTAAACAGGCGCTGTACGTCCTGCTGCTGGATCCGGTTCCAGCTTACGCCAGCCATGGTAAATAAATCGACCACACCCGTAATGGCCGAAGCCAGAGCCCCATGAAAGCCTAAAATCACCACCTGTTGCATACTTTACTAATTGTCACTTTTCACCCGATTCATGTCATTATTGACAATCCTCCTCAATAAAAGCAACTGCTAGTCTTAATGCTATCTTAAGAATTGCACATTCAGGATAGTACCGTGACCCAACTGATTAATAATAAAGATCTGCATTTCCAGCTTTATGACGTATTCAAACTTGAAGCGCTGACTAAACTGCAACGCTATCAGGATCATGACAAAAATACTTTCGACAGTATTCTGGAAACGGCAAAAGGTATCGCGACTGATTATTTTGCGCCGCATAATGCCAAAGCTGATCAACAAGAACCGAACTTTGATGGCAAACAGGTCAAAACCATTGATGAAGTGAAGACAGCCTGGCAACAGTTTGCCGATGCCGGCCTGCTTTGCGCCCAGCATGATTATGCAGATGGTGGCATGCAACTGCCCACTTTGGTGAATATGGCCTGCAATGCGTATTTCATGTCGGCCAATCCGTCCACCGTGGCTTATTCTTTTCTAACGGCCGCTGCGGCGAACCTGATACAGGCTTTTGCCTCCCCAAAACAAAAGCAAATATTCCTACCGCATATGTTGAGTGGCCGCTTTGCTGGCACCATGGCCATGACAGAGCCGAATGTAGGTTCCTCTTTGGGCGATCTGACCACTAAAGCCATTCCTCAGGCAGATGGAATTTATAAAATTAAAGGCCAGAAAATGTTTATTTCGGGTGGCGATCAGGACATTAGCGAAAATATTGTGCATCTGGTCTTGGCGCGGATTCAGGATGCGCCGCAAGGCGTGAAAGGAATTTCCCTGTTTATCGTACCAAAATTCAAAACCAACGAGGATGGTTCACTCGGTGAAGCTAATGATGTACAGCTGGCTGGCTTACTGCACAAAATGGGCTATCGAGGTACTACATCTACAGTTTTAAGCTTTGGAGAAAATGATAATTGCTTAGGCTATTTAATTGGTGAACCCGGTCATGGCTTAAAATATATGTTCAAGATGATGAATGAAGCACGTGTGGGTGTCGGTCTGGGCGCAGCCATGATTGGTTATCGTGGCTATCTGGAATCTCTGGATTATGCTAAAAACCGTCCGCAAGGCCGGCCAGTTCATGAAAAAACACCTGACTCGAAACCAGTAAATATCATTGAACATACCGATGTCAAACGCATGCTACTGGCGCAAAAGTCATATGTAGAAGGTTCGCTGGCACTTTGCTTATTTGCAGCCCGATTAATTGATGAACTTCAGGCAGCTCAAGATGAAGATAGTGCAATTCTGCTTGATCTCATCACCCCGGTGGTCAAATCTTTCCCTTCTGCCTATGGTCCGAAAGCCAATGATCTGGCTATTCAGGTCCTGGGCGGCGCGGGTTATACTCGTGAATATCCGGTGGAGCAATGTTATCGTGATAACCGGCTCAATCCGATTCATGAAGGAACTTACGGCATTCAATCTCTGGATCTGCTGGGACGTAAACTCTGGCAGCATAATGGCAAAGGGCTCAATCTGCTCATGCAGCGCATCCAGAAGACCTTGTCAGAGATTCATGAACCTAAGATAGTGGAACTCGCAAAGATCTATAAACAGCATCTTGCCACTGTGCAAAAGACTACACAGATTTTAGGCCAGGCCTTGCATCAAGGCAAAGTCAGCGAAGCTTTGGCCAATTCAGGCCTGTATCTGGATATGATGGGTAAGACCATCCTAGCCTGGCTATGGCTGGAAATGGCGAATCAGGCTCAACTCAAGTTTGGCACATCTTCGCAGGCAGAAGATCAGACTTTTCTGGCAGGGAAAATTCAGGCAGCTCAATATTTTATTCGCTGGGAACTCCCTGAAATTGAACATCAGGCCAAATTACTGATGCATCTGGATGATACTTGCCTGAATATGCAAGCCGACTGGTTCTAGACAGAATTTATCAAAAAATGCGCCTGTATTAGGTAATGCCAGTCACTTACAAAATTGACTGGCATTTTCTTTTTTAAATTCATGGCTGTATTTGATATGTAGAAAAGTCATCCGCAACTGTTTGAGGCCGGACTACATTAAAAAATGATTGTTTCTGCGATAAATTTGTTAGTTGATAGGGGCTGACGAGTTTTGCGGATGAAAAATGCCTTTGGTTACTTTGGGCGAAACCAAAGTAACAAATGAGCTGCAAAATTTTGATTTAAAACAATAAGGCTCCGCTAAAAATTAAGGAGTTTATTTCTAAACTCCTTAACTGAT encodes the following:
- the cydB gene encoding cytochrome d ubiquinol oxidase subunit II; translation: MIDLSLIWIVIIGLGVLIYTILDGFDLGIGILFPFFPHQDERDVMMNTVAPVWDGNETWMVLGGAGLFAAFPLAYSTVLSALYMPIILMVIALIFRGVAFEFRFKANRSKHWWDKAFIGGSAITSFLQGMILGAYIQGIETRNGVYVGGGLDWLTPFSIFTGISVVVLYAALGCGWLIYKTGDDLQDRMFKLMPKLIIALLIILGAVSIYTPLTHPQIAERWFSQPQFTYFMPVPVLVLLFTWLALRACKRRSELGPFTYMLVLVFLAYTGFLISLWPYIIPPSVTIWQAAAHENSQLFALIGALILIPIIVIYTGMSYWVFRHKVRVGDDGYH
- a CDS encoding cytochrome ubiquinol oxidase subunit I, whose amino-acid sequence is MTLGLTALELARIQFAFTVSFHIIFPAISIGLASFLAILEWRWLKTQNPIFQDLFKFWVKIFAVAFGMGVVSGVVMSYQFGTNWSEFSRVAGSVTGPLLAYEVLTAFFLEAGFLGIMLFGWGRVGPKAHFFSTLMVAIGTCISMFWILSSNSWMQTPQGFAIENGLIVPQDWLAIVFNPSFPYRLAHMAMAAFLVSALLVAATAAWHLIKGRRDALVKTSFSMAMWLLLVLAPLQVIVGDMHGINTLEHQPAKLAAMEGHWETNHDEGMPLYLFGIPDMEAEETKYAVAIPNLGSLILTHSMDGKVTGLKDFAPEDRPNSLVVFWSFRIMVGLGVLMLLLALWGAWARTRGRFYESRALHRFALIMGPSGFIAMLAGWFTTEVGRQPWVVYGIMRTKDALSPVSAEQVGLTLIIFVVVYCVVFGIGIYYMLRLMHKGPDFIHTRPDHESDSDVVQASRRPLSSIRERIEEVPEQPDQEDKK
- a CDS encoding MarR family winged helix-turn-helix transcriptional regulator, translated to MFSESPRLRTLLLRCARLMSDEINTILLSSQLNYSLWQVLYVIQSKQQCTLADISSYLNVSKPGITKRIQQLVELDLIAQLETEDKRQKLFKLSEQGIETFAMCSKQIDTFEDQLLEHVESDDLEGSKNTLMQLIQQLYPSSQDRPQ
- a CDS encoding MFS transporter; translation: MSQEQEAPLWTPNFILISLVNFQLVLVFYLLVIVIVGYSVAELGASTAQAGLVSGLFIVGTLFGRLLIGKLLNRLGLKNTLVIGLTGFLLFSGLYMIPAKLEVLLGIRLIHGFMMGMASTVLGTVIAQTIPATRRGEGIGYFSMSSTLGTAIGPFAGIWLMTNFNYQVIFIFTSIVALSCLICGLFIQPPRLKAGHSSADSTSQSTSKLAQYIEPNALPIALIVLLVATSYSGVLSFIHFYAKDINLVEAASFFFLMYAFAILLSRPFTGPLMDRKGENIIIYPAIVIMALGILLLSQAQNSVMLLASAALLGFGFGNIQSVCQTIAVKSTTLQRMGLATSTFFIALDAGLGFGPYFLGMLLDQIGYRQLYLFSALLTLSCLVWYYLLHGRKAGKVQPSH
- a CDS encoding GlxA family transcriptional regulator — encoded protein: MQQVVILGFHGALASAITGVVDLFTMAGVSWNRIQQQDVQRLFKVSIASPEGHPIRCINGLQLQAHFSYQEIQTADILVVPTIAAPIQDVLQQNPELIHFLKSAHAEATLIAGNCTGNFFLAEAGILDDRVATTHWGFQEVFRSRYPKVKLNADLMISRDQNIYCAGGGLAWFDLGLHLIERLYGFEVAMQSAKSFVIDYRRDSQLSYSLLNIGQPHHDELVQKIQNWLEQHFHEDFSLNQLAEQFNVTGRTLIRRFKQALDIPPNQYLQAIRIEAARKRLEETDQAVDVIMQNVGYQDPSSFRRLFHKKTGLTPLEYRRRFSRRF
- a CDS encoding acyl-CoA dehydrogenase; its protein translation is MTQLINNKDLHFQLYDVFKLEALTKLQRYQDHDKNTFDSILETAKGIATDYFAPHNAKADQQEPNFDGKQVKTIDEVKTAWQQFADAGLLCAQHDYADGGMQLPTLVNMACNAYFMSANPSTVAYSFLTAAAANLIQAFASPKQKQIFLPHMLSGRFAGTMAMTEPNVGSSLGDLTTKAIPQADGIYKIKGQKMFISGGDQDISENIVHLVLARIQDAPQGVKGISLFIVPKFKTNEDGSLGEANDVQLAGLLHKMGYRGTTSTVLSFGENDNCLGYLIGEPGHGLKYMFKMMNEARVGVGLGAAMIGYRGYLESLDYAKNRPQGRPVHEKTPDSKPVNIIEHTDVKRMLLAQKSYVEGSLALCLFAARLIDELQAAQDEDSAILLDLITPVVKSFPSAYGPKANDLAIQVLGGAGYTREYPVEQCYRDNRLNPIHEGTYGIQSLDLLGRKLWQHNGKGLNLLMQRIQKTLSEIHEPKIVELAKIYKQHLATVQKTTQILGQALHQGKVSEALANSGLYLDMMGKTILAWLWLEMANQAQLKFGTSSQAEDQTFLAGKIQAAQYFIRWELPEIEHQAKLLMHLDDTCLNMQADWF